The following coding sequences lie in one Rutidosis leptorrhynchoides isolate AG116_Rl617_1_P2 chromosome 4, CSIRO_AGI_Rlap_v1, whole genome shotgun sequence genomic window:
- the LOC139841592 gene encoding uncharacterized protein: MSMMDSTWMTLCRSSPAYEKGLDKFIERIFSKKGKDGHIYCPCIYCGNHKWVDRVQAKTHLLCDGFFEGYKIPTMFFKPDDTPMWDAKDDMQGLAQSVFHIFEDEDEDDDIGQTENQTVPNLNAKKFYKILEDAKKELYPGCKFSVLSFIVRLFHSKCVGKCNEKGFSMILDTIMEAFPLATIPNSWYELRKVIRYLGLGYKKIDACPNDCMLYWKENKDKIKCDVCQTSRYKQINNDSEGESTTQADNDGDYEGNKVGAKVLRYFTLIPRLQRLFMSPKTAESMRWHEESRTKDGILRHPADSPAWKTFDYQNSEFSKEPRNVRLGLASDGFTPFGNMSVSHSTWPVVLMPYNLPPWLCMKKSFLFLTLLIPGPSAPGNNIDVYMQPLVDELKELWDTGVNTYDASNKSNFTLRAGLIWTVSDFHAYANLSSWSTKGKLAYTSCHKLTRSIRLSNSHKVIFIAHHRWLELLHAFRMDKDSFDGTEEHEG; this comes from the coding sequence ATGTCTATGATGGACTCGACTTGGATGACCTTATGTAGATCTTCCCCTGCATACGAAAAAGGACTTGACAAATTTATAGAACGTATTTTCTCTaaaaagggaaaagatggtcatatATATTGTCCGTGCATATATTGCGGTAATCACAAATGGGTTGATCGGGTCCAGGCTAAAACACATTTGCTATGTGACGGGTTTTTCGAAGGTTATAAAATTCCAACTATGTTTTTCAAACCAGATGATACACCAATGTGGGATGCTAAAGATGATATGCAAGGATTGGCCCAATCTGtcttccatatttttgaagatgaagatgaagatgatgatatcgGACAAACTGAAAATCAGACTGTACCAAACTTAAATGCtaaaaagttttataaaatattgGAAGATGCAAAGAAAGAATTATATCCCGGCTGTAAGTTCTCTGTTCTTTCATTCATTGTTAGACTCTTCCATTCAAAGTGTGTTGGAAAATGTAATGAAAAAGGATTCAGCATGATTCTTGACACAATTATGGAAGCCTTCCCTCTTGCTACCATACCGAATTCATGGTATGAATTAAGGAAGGTAATAAGATATTTGGGTCTTGGTTATAAGAAAATTGATGCTTGTCCAAATGATTGTATGTTGTACTGGAAAGAAAATAAGGATAAAATTAAATGTGACGTATGTCAGACCTCAAGATATAAACAAATTAATAATGATTCTGAAGGTGAGTCAACCACACAAGCTGATAATGATGGTGATTACGAAGGTAATAAGGTTGGAGCAAAAGTGTTGCGTTATTTTACACTCATACCACGCTTGCAAAGATTGTTTATGTCACCTAAAACGGCCGAGTCGATGAGATGGCATGAAGAGAGTCGTACGAAAGATGGTATATTAAGACATCCCGCAGATTCACCAGCCTGGAAAACATTCGATTATCAGAATAGTGAATTTTCTAAAGAACCTCGTAATGTAAGGCTTGGTTTGGCGAGTGATGGGTTTACCCCTTTTGGAAACATGAGTGTTTCACATAGTACATGGCCCGTTGTTTTGATGCCATATAATCTGCCTCCATGGTTGTGCATGAAAAAATCTTTTTTATTCCTAACTTTACTTATACCCGGTCCATCTGCTCCAGGTAATAATATAGATGTCTATATGCAACCTCTAGTTGATGAGTTGAAAGAGTTGTGGGATACTGGAGTTAATACTTATGATGCATCAAATAAGAGTAACTTCACACTGCGTGCTGGTTTGATATGGACGGTAAGTGACTTTCATGCTTATGCAAATTTATCGAGTTGGAGCACTAAAGGTAAATTAGCTTATACTTCATGCCATAAGCTAACCAGGTCAATACGGTTATCAAACTCCCACAAAGTTATCTTCATAGCACATCATCGCTGGTTGGAATTGTTGCATGCTTTCCGTATGGATAAAGATTCTTTTGATGGCACAGAAGAACATGAAGGGTGA